From Nostoc flagelliforme CCNUN1, a single genomic window includes:
- a CDS encoding ERF family protein: MQELIKALIKAKSEFNPIQKDGTNPHYKRKYATLDAVLDAVTPALGKHGLVIIQTTEICEGKTVLRTHIFHESGESITSTYPLPEISDSQKLGAALTYARRYAVCAILSVTADEDNDAEGVATPKKTEQPHNNIRPRKDNQHLLLRPTKQAVTPPSINPKDLRIKEVRTLLNYPLDLVKQWLHSRNVTSPSELDSIQIDELVKTMCLAWAGNKFVHPNHAANSYQKHVIDAVLRGVSEMEAIQAWMEGALAQLPELN, translated from the coding sequence ATGCAAGAACTAATCAAAGCTTTAATCAAGGCAAAGTCAGAGTTTAACCCCATTCAAAAAGACGGTACTAATCCTCACTACAAGCGTAAATATGCAACACTAGATGCTGTGTTAGATGCTGTCACTCCTGCATTGGGTAAACATGGATTAGTAATAATTCAAACCACCGAAATCTGTGAAGGTAAAACCGTGCTAAGAACTCATATTTTTCATGAATCTGGAGAGAGTATCACCAGCACTTATCCTTTACCTGAAATTAGTGATTCCCAGAAATTGGGTGCAGCTTTGACCTATGCCCGTCGATACGCAGTCTGTGCAATTTTATCGGTGACTGCTGATGAAGATAATGATGCTGAAGGCGTTGCTACTCCTAAAAAGACTGAACAACCGCACAATAATATTAGACCCCGCAAAGACAATCAACATCTCTTGCTTCGGCCAACAAAACAGGCTGTAACTCCACCCTCAATCAACCCAAAAGATTTACGAATCAAAGAAGTTCGCACACTTTTAAATTATCCGTTGGATTTGGTGAAACAATGGCTGCATTCTCGAAATGTTACGAGTCCGAGTGAGCTTGATTCTATTCAGATTGATGAGCTAGTGAAAACCATGTGTTTGGCTTGGGCTGGGAATAAGTTTGTCCATCCAAATCATGCTGCTAACTCTTATCAGAAACACGTAATCGATGCTGTATTACGAGGTGTTTCTGAAATGGAAGCAATTCAAGCATGGATGGAAGGAGCGCTTGCACAATTGCCAGAACTTAATTAA